Below is a window of Candidatus Krumholzibacteriota bacterium DNA.
GGACCACGCGGGCATCGCCACGCAGAACGTCGTCGAACGATCGCTCGCCGAACGGGGGCTGTCGCGCGGAGAGCTCGGCCGCGAGGCCTTTCTCGAGGAATGCTGGCGCTGGAAGGAGCTGTATCACGGACGGATCGTCCAGCAGCTCGGCCGCCTCGGCGTCGCGCTCGACTGGTCGCGCGAGGCGTTCACCCTCGACGAGGGCGTCTCCCGCGCCGTCCGGGAGGTCTTCGTCCGGCTCCACGAAAAGGGCCTCGTCTACCGCGGCGACTACATCGTCAACTGGTGCCCCTCCTGCGGCACGGCGATCAGCGACGAGGAGGTCGAGTTCGTCGACACGCACGGCTCGCTCTACTACGTGGCCTACCCCTTCGCCGACGGCGGGGGAGAGCTCGTCGTCGGCACGACGCGGCCCGAGACGATGCTCGGCGACGTCGCCGTCGCCGTGAGCCCGCTGAACGAGCGGGCGGCGGAACTGGCAGGGCGGCTTCTCCGGCTCCCGCTCACCGACCGGGAGATCCCCGTCATCCTCGACGAGGCGGTCGATCCCGAGTTCGGGACGGGTTGCCTCAAGGTCACTCCCGCGCACGACACGACCGATTTCGAGATCGGCCGGCGGCACGATCTCGACCCCGTCGTCGTGATCGGCCGCGACGGCCGGATGAACGACCGCGCGGGGAAGTACGCCGGCCTCGACGTCTTCGAGGCGCGCCGGAGGATCGTCGCGGCTCTCGATGAGGCGGGGCTCCTCCGCCGGATCGATAACTACGACCATTCGGTCGGCCATCACGACCGCTGCGGCGCCGTCGTCGAACCGGCGATCTCGATGCAGTGGTTTCTCCGGATGGCCTCGCTGGCGGCGCCGGGCATCGACGCGGCCGTCGCCGGCGACGTCGGGTTCTTTCCCGAGCGGTGGAAGAACATCTACCTGAGCTGGATGGAGAACATCCGCGACTGGTGCATCTCGCGGCAGCTCTGGTGGGGACACCGCATCCCGGTCTGGTACTGCGGTTGCGGCGAGACGATCGTCTCGGCGATCGAGCCCGTCGCGTGTCCCGCTTGCGGATCCGGCGCACTCCGGCAGGACGAGGACGTCCTCGACACCTGGTTCTCCTCGTGGCTGTGGACCTTCTCCCCGCTCGGCTGGCCGGAGCAAACGAAGGATCTCGACGTCTTCCACCCGACCGACGTGCTCGTGACCGGCGGGGACATCATCTTCTTCTGGGTGGCCCGCATGATCATGGCGTCCCTCGAGTTCCTCGGGGAGATCCCCTTCTCCACGGTCTACATCACGGGGATCGTCAGGGACGCGAAGGGCCGGAAGATGAGCAAGTCGCTCGGGAACTCCCCCGACCCGATCGACATCATCGACGAGTACGGGGCCGACGCGCTGCGCTTCACGCTGATGATGCTCTCGCCGCCGGGCCAGGACCTGCTCTTCGACGAGGCGAAGGTGGAGACCGGACGGCATTTCGCCAACAAGATATGGAACGCGGCCCGCTTCGTGCTCGGGCGAGAGGAGTCGGCGGGGCCGGGGAGCGGTCCCGTCGGCGAGGCCGGCGCCGCCCTCCTCGGCGACGAGAAAACGGGACCGGTCGTCTTCGGATGGGAGGACCGCTGGATCGCATCGCGCCTTGTCGACACGTGGCGCGCCGTCGACGACCGCCTCGAGCGGTTCCGTTTCGACGAGGCGATCCGGCTGCTCCACGACTTCTTCTGGCACGAGTTCTGCGACTGGTATCTCGAGATGGCGAAACCGGCGCTGCGAGAGGGCGGCGAGCGGGCCGCCGGCGCCGTCGCCGCCGCGCGGTTCGTCCTCGGCGGGTCGATGGTCCTGCTCTACCCCTTCATGCCCTTCATCACCGAGGAGATCTGGCGGATGCTCGCGCCGGGTCGGCCGGCGCTCTCCGAGGGAACGATCGGGTTGCCGGCCGGCGAACTCGTCGACGAGAACCTCGACCTCGACGTCGGGCTCTTCAAGGAGATCGTCACGACGATCAGGAACCTGCGGCAGGGATGCAACGTCCCCCCGGCGAGCGCGGTCGACGTGATCCTGAACTGCGAGCCGGGAAGCGGGATGGCCGGGCGGCTCGCCCGCTTCGAGCCGCAGATCAGGCACCTCGCGCGCGTCGCGGAGATCGAAACGACCGAGGGCGCCGGGAAACCGGCGGGGAGCGTCGCGGCGGGTCTCGCGGGTCTCGAGATCTACCTTCCGCTCGACGGTGTCGTCGATCTCGCCGAGGAACGGGCCCGGCTGAAAAAGGAACTTGAAAAACTCGGCGTCGAGTGCGACAAGATAGCCGTGCGCCTCGATGACGGGCGGTTCGTCCAGCGGGCGCCCGCCGAGGTCGTCGCCCGGGAACGCGAGCGCTTCGAGGAGATGAGCGACCGGCGCGGACGGCTGGAACGGATACTGGAGGATATCGGGTGAGCGAGGATCCCGGAGGAACGGAAGAAACGAGGGGCCGGGACGGACCGTTCCGCGGCGAGGAGACGGTCGGCGAGATCCTTCTCGCCGCGCGGGAGGCCTCGGGGCGTTCCCTCGAGGAGATCAGCAGGGAAACGCGGATCCCCGCCGGGACGATCGGGTACCTCGAGACGGACAACTTCGAGGCCCTGCCGGCCAAGGTCTACATCAAGGGGTTCCTGCGGACCTACGCCGCGCTGCTCGATCTCGACGTACAGCACATCCTCGACAAGTACGAGGTCCAGACGGGGCAGACGCACACGAGCCGCGGCGACCTGTGGGAGATCGAGGCCGAGACGGTCGAGGAACGGATCGCGTCCCCGGGGATCCTCAGGAGATTCCTGCTTCCCGCCGTTCTCGTCGTGGCGCTCGTCGTCGTCCTCCTGCGTATCGACTGGCGGCGCGACCGCGTGGCGGAGCCGCCGGACTACCCGCCGACGGCGGCGGAGACGCAGCGGCGCGATTCCTCGGAGGCGGCGCCGTCCGGCGAG
It encodes the following:
- a CDS encoding helix-turn-helix domain-containing protein — its product is MSEDPGGTEETRGRDGPFRGEETVGEILLAAREASGRSLEEISRETRIPAGTIGYLETDNFEALPAKVYIKGFLRTYAALLDLDVQHILDKYEVQTGQTHTSRGDLWEIEAETVEERIASPGILRRFLLPAVLVVALVVVLLRIDWRRDRVAEPPDYPPTAAETQRRDSSEAAPSGEEEREPAVEDRRREEAIPETLILTLTAGPADSVWFDLVTISAPADTSFFDFILFPGRTRTFTATEAIVLRKIGNAGGFTSELNGRRLDRPGMRGQVVSDIRITRDDLR
- a CDS encoding valine--tRNA ligase translates to MLEKVYSPSDVERRWNDFWTERGVFTADAEADAPSYTIILPPPNVTGKLTIGHCLGTTVQDILIRWKKIRGCNVLWLPGTDHAGIATQNVVERSLAERGLSRGELGREAFLEECWRWKELYHGRIVQQLGRLGVALDWSREAFTLDEGVSRAVREVFVRLHEKGLVYRGDYIVNWCPSCGTAISDEEVEFVDTHGSLYYVAYPFADGGGELVVGTTRPETMLGDVAVAVSPLNERAAELAGRLLRLPLTDREIPVILDEAVDPEFGTGCLKVTPAHDTTDFEIGRRHDLDPVVVIGRDGRMNDRAGKYAGLDVFEARRRIVAALDEAGLLRRIDNYDHSVGHHDRCGAVVEPAISMQWFLRMASLAAPGIDAAVAGDVGFFPERWKNIYLSWMENIRDWCISRQLWWGHRIPVWYCGCGETIVSAIEPVACPACGSGALRQDEDVLDTWFSSWLWTFSPLGWPEQTKDLDVFHPTDVLVTGGDIIFFWVARMIMASLEFLGEIPFSTVYITGIVRDAKGRKMSKSLGNSPDPIDIIDEYGADALRFTLMMLSPPGQDLLFDEAKVETGRHFANKIWNAARFVLGREESAGPGSGPVGEAGAALLGDEKTGPVVFGWEDRWIASRLVDTWRAVDDRLERFRFDEAIRLLHDFFWHEFCDWYLEMAKPALREGGERAAGAVAAARFVLGGSMVLLYPFMPFITEEIWRMLAPGRPALSEGTIGLPAGELVDENLDLDVGLFKEIVTTIRNLRQGCNVPPASAVDVILNCEPGSGMAGRLARFEPQIRHLARVAEIETTEGAGKPAGSVAAGLAGLEIYLPLDGVVDLAEERARLKKELEKLGVECDKIAVRLDDGRFVQRAPAEVVARERERFEEMSDRRGRLERILEDIG